Proteins from one Panicum virgatum strain AP13 chromosome 7K, P.virgatum_v5, whole genome shotgun sequence genomic window:
- the LOC120640661 gene encoding uncharacterized protein LOC120640661 — translation MSEFEVLEVRFHFNGEFVFDASNLSYCNGNFGVSHIEKDKISVPELEGHLLDHTTFPRSVRMYWLPYGAELNSGMRLLVDDKSCLDMINELGSARALDIYTESISVYSGGNEETETQYADEEVFALFRDDNIMDLDHVEPARDVNMMCLEGPTHGHDGPTPGKDGLDEGEEESESESGCDGTGFTTDEDDEVREIRTKYKDFMAEVKKRGDIPLDNPIEVDGIQCAVPYSNQVLEDGDGVEYFDLDGDASYDEDSDGVNFITARKR, via the coding sequence ATGTCTGAATTTGAGGTACTAGAAGTTAGATTCCATTTTAATGGGGAATTTGTTTTTGATGCATCGAACTTATCGTATTGCAATGGGAATTTTGGAGTTTCCCACATAGAGAAGGACAAGATTTCTGTCCCTGAACTTGAAGGCCACTTACTGGATCACACAACATTTcctagatctgttaggatgtaTTGGTTGCCATATGGTGCAGAACTGAATAGTGGAATGAGGTTACTTGTAGATGACAAGTCATGTTTGGACATGATTAATGAGCTGGGAAGTGCTAGGGCATTGGATATATACACTGAATCAATTAGTGTTTACAGTGGTGGGAATGAAGAAACTGAGACACAGTATGCAGATGAGGAGGTATTTGCCCTATTTAGAGATGATAATATCATGGATTTGGATCATGTAGAGCCTGCTCGAGATGTTAATATGATGTGCTTGGAAGGTCCGACACATGGTCATGATGGTCCAACACCTGGCAAAGATGGTTTGGATGAAGGAGAAGAGGAATCAGAATCAGAGAGTGGTTGTGATGGAACAGGTTTCACaactgatgaagatgatgaagttAGAGAGATAAGAACCAAATACAAAGACTTTATGGCAGAAGTAAAAAAGAGAGGAGATATTCCATTGGACAATCCAATTGAGGTGGATGGAATACAATGTGCTGTTCCATACAGTAATCAGGTCTTAGAAGATGGAGATGGTGTTGAATACTTTGATTTAGATGGTGATGCATCATATGATGAGGATAGTGATGGTGTGAACTTCATAACAGCAAGAAAACGCTAG
- the LOC120640663 gene encoding probable glutathione S-transferase GSTU6 — translation MAGKEDLKLLGLPLSPFVISVRMALNMKGVSYEYVDEDLSNKSELLLKSNPVHKKVPVLIHNGKPICESLVILQYVDELFAGRSILPTDPYERATARFWAAYAGDKLFAAWYGMVTAQAEEDRAEKVKETLAAIEHMEVAFAECSGGSAFFGGDSIGYVDIVLGAFLFWFEAVRRVDGVEIINASRTPLLAAWAERFGGSLEAKEAVLVTKVDLAVQYINKFRAPAAAAN, via the exons ATGGCGGGCAAGGAGGATCTTAAGCTCCTCGGCCTGCCGCTGAGCCCGTTCGTGATCAGTGTGCGCATGGCGCTGAACATGAAAGGAGTGAGTTACGAGTACGTCGACGAGGACCTATCCAACAAGAGTGAGCTCCTTCTCAAGTCCAACCCGGTGCACAAGAAGGTGCCCGTGCTCATCCACAACGGCAAGCCCATCTGCGAGTCGCTCGTCATCCTGCAGTACGTCGACGAGCTGTTCGCTGGCCGGTCGATACTACCAACCGACCCCTACGAACGCGCCACCGCTCGCTTCTGGGCAGCCTACGCCGGCGACAAG CTGTTCGCGGCGTGGTACGGCATGGTGACGGCCCAGGCGGAGGAGGACAGGGCGGAGAAGGTGAAGGAGACCCTTGCCGCGATCGAGCACATGGAGgtggcctttgccgagtgctccgGCGGCAGCGCCTTCTTTGGCGGCGACTCCATTGGCTACGTCGACATCGTGCTCGGCGCGTTCTTGTTCTGGTTTGAGGCGGTGCGCCGGGTCGACGGCGTGGAGATCATTAACGCGAGCAGGACTCCACTCTTGGCTGCGTGGGCAGAGCGGTTTGGAGGGAGCCTAGAGGCAAAGGAGGCGGTGCTGGTAACCAAGGTGGATTTGGCGGTACAGTATATCAATAAGTTtcgtgcccccgccgccgctgcgaatTAG
- the LOC120640662 gene encoding probable glutathione S-transferase GSTU6, with protein MAGKEDLKLLGLPLSPFVISVRMALNMKGVSYEYVDEDLSNKSELLLKSNPVHKKVPVLIHNGKPICESLVILQYVDELFAGRSILPTDPYERATARFWAAYAGDKLFAAWYGMVTAQAEEDRAEKVKETLAAIEHMEAAFAKCSGGSAFFGGDSIGYVDIVLGAFLFWFEAVRRVDGLEIINASRTPLLAAWAERFGGSVEAKEAVPVTKVDLAVQYINKYRPPATAAAN; from the exons ATGGCGGGCAAGGAGGATCTTAAGCTCCTCGGTCTGCCGCTGAGCCCGTTCGTGATCAGCGTGCGCATGGCGCTGAACATGAAAGGAGTGAGTTACGAGTACGTCGACGAGGACCTATCCAACAAGAGTGAGCTCCTTCTCAAGTCCAACCCGGTGCACAAGAAGGTGCCCGTGCTCATCCACAACGGCAAGCCCATCTGCGAGTCGCTCGTCATCCTGCAGTACGTCGACGAGCTATTCGCTGGCCGGTCGATCCTCCCAACCGACCCCTACGAACGCGCCACCGCTCGCTTCTGGGCAGCCTACGCCGGCGACAAG CTGTTCGCGGCGTGGTACGGCATGGTGACGGCCCAGGCGGAGGAGGACAGGGCGGAGAAGGTGAAGGAGACGCTTGCCGCGATCGAGCACATGGAGGCGGCCTTTGCCAAGTGCTCCGGCGGCAGCGCCTTCTTCGGCGGCGACTCCATTGGCTACGTCGACATCGTGCTCGGCGCCTTCTTGTTCTGGTTCGAGGCGGTGCGCCGGGTCGACGGCCTGGAGATCATTAACGCGAGCAGGACTCCGCTCTTGGCTGCGTGGGCGGAGCGGTTTGGAGGGAGCGTAGAGGCAAAGGAGGCGGTGCCGGTAACCAAGGTGGATTTGGCGGTACAGTATATCAATAAGTATCGtccccccgccaccgccgctgcgaaTTAG